A region from the Papaver somniferum cultivar HN1 unplaced genomic scaffold, ASM357369v1 unplaced-scaffold_22, whole genome shotgun sequence genome encodes:
- the LOC113340600 gene encoding uncharacterized protein LOC113340600, giving the protein MVQKLIDNGELKQYIRKEEADDRSKRSKQVQLPEGNRTLNIISCSEVAGPSLTTQIGKRLRKQFEDFCELYKIDGVEIDDHEQWMDAPITFEADDVEEDMEDHNDPLILTLSIAGCNIKKILIDGGSSVNVLFYDTFKRMELNDEQLISSYHTIYGFKRAPTKPLGDIVLQ; this is encoded by the coding sequence ATGGTCCAAAAGCTTATCGACAACGGAGAACTGAAGCAATACATAAGGAAGGAAGAAGCAGATGACAGGTCGAAACGAAGCAAACAAGTTCAACTGCCTGAAGGCAATCGAACACTAAACATCATTTCGTGTTCGGAAGTCGCTGGACCATCGTTAACAACTCAGATTGGAAAAAGGCtgagaaagcaattcgaagacttCTGCGAgctgtataagatcgatggggtAGAGATAGACGATCACGAGCAATGGATGGATGCACCGATCACTTTCGAGGCAGATGATGTGGAGGAAGACATGGAGGATCACAATGATCCTTTGATCCTCACACTGTCCATAGCAGGGTGCAACATCAAGAAAATCCTCATTGACGGAGGAAGTTCAGTCAACGTCTTGTTCTATGATACGTTCAAACGAATGGAGCTAAACGACGAGCAGCTGATATCTTCGTACCACACCATTTATGGATTCAAAAGGGCTCCTACGAAACCATTAGGGGATATTGTTCTACAATAA